One genomic region from Candidatus Woesearchaeota archaeon encodes:
- a CDS encoding flap endonuclease-1, with translation MGLQLRDLVEGKEIELKDLAGKKIAIDTYNILYQFLSSIRSPDGSLLTDSQGHVTSHLMGLFSRTTHLMQHNIQLIFVFDGKPPALKRQEQERRRQIKEEAAEAYETAKEAEDIEAMKKFASRTARLTPEMLADAKELITALGLPIVQAASEGEAQVAYLVKQGDADYGSSQDYDTLLYGIPRLIRNLSIAGKRKKAGTHSYETVKPQLIQTADVLNALQIDREQLIVLAVLIGTDYNRQGIPGIGPKKALKLLHEHKKDFAALFAAAEWEKHYSFSWKEIYNVFQDMPVTKEYDVRFTSFDSQKIIHLLCDTRGFSRERVTSTLEKLELLHTSKKQKGLGDFF, from the coding sequence ATGGGCTTACAACTCCGCGATCTTGTTGAGGGAAAAGAAATAGAACTCAAAGATCTTGCTGGCAAGAAAATTGCTATTGACACTTACAACATTTTATACCAATTTCTTTCTTCTATTCGGTCTCCTGATGGAAGCCTATTAACTGATTCGCAAGGACATGTGACTTCTCATCTTATGGGATTATTTAGCAGGACTACTCATCTCATGCAACATAACATTCAACTTATCTTTGTTTTTGACGGCAAACCTCCTGCACTCAAAAGACAAGAGCAAGAACGACGGCGACAGATAAAAGAAGAAGCTGCAGAAGCATATGAAACCGCAAAAGAAGCAGAAGACATTGAAGCAATGAAAAAATTTGCCAGTAGAACTGCGCGCTTAACTCCAGAAATGCTTGCAGACGCAAAAGAACTCATTACCGCGCTTGGGCTGCCTATTGTGCAGGCTGCAAGCGAGGGAGAAGCACAAGTCGCATATCTCGTTAAACAAGGGGACGCAGATTATGGAAGCAGTCAGGATTATGACACGCTGCTTTATGGCATTCCTCGCTTAATTCGTAATCTTTCTATCGCCGGCAAGCGAAAAAAAGCAGGGACGCATTCTTATGAAACAGTGAAGCCGCAACTCATTCAGACTGCTGATGTGTTGAATGCACTTCAAATTGATCGCGAACAACTCATTGTTCTTGCAGTTCTTATTGGAACAGATTATAATCGGCAAGGCATTCCAGGTATTGGACCAAAAAAAGCGTTGAAACTCTTGCATGAACATAAAAAAGATTTTGCTGCTCTTTTTGCTGCAGCGGAATGGGAGAAGCACTATTCTTTTTCTTGGAAAGAAATTTATAATGTCTTTCAAGATATGCCTGTTACAAAAGAGTATGATGTTCGATTTACTTCTTTTGATAGCCAAAAAATTATTCATCTTTTGTGTGATACTCGTGGCTTTTCTCGAGAGCGAGTTACTTCAACGCTTGAAAAGCTTGAATTGCTGCATACCTCAAAAAAACAAAAAGGATTGGGTGACTTTTTCTGA
- a CDS encoding class I SAM-dependent methyltransferase family protein, translating to MFAVKVPISDAEKVKIYLTETENFSPKYKVISKNGFVYFPLLSKTKFKKKYPVVAAQLPPRMLKETDLRKHVAEHFTKKELEKLKTAFDHIGTIAIVELDKEFVKRGKYIGNALLQLVPSVKTVLKKEGGHEGEFRTQHMKFLAGVDTRETMHRENGVSLWLDVENVYFSPRLSTERKRILQLVKPGEVILVMFSGCAPYPCVLAKNTPAKEIYGVELNPVGHQYGLKNVAANKLKNVSLFNGDVRTVVPTLGKTFDRILMPLPKSSEEFLDVALAVAHKGTVIHCYDFLHEDHFQDAVVKIENACAAAGKKCKILGIFKCGQHKPRAFRICVDFEIVN from the coding sequence ATGTTTGCGGTTAAAGTTCCAATCTCTGACGCTGAAAAGGTCAAGATCTATCTTACTGAGACAGAGAACTTTTCTCCAAAGTACAAAGTTATTTCCAAGAATGGTTTTGTGTACTTCCCTCTTCTTTCTAAAACAAAATTCAAGAAAAAATATCCTGTTGTTGCTGCGCAGCTTCCTCCGCGCATGTTGAAAGAGACTGATCTTCGCAAGCATGTTGCTGAACATTTTACAAAAAAAGAATTAGAGAAGCTGAAAACTGCTTTTGATCATATAGGCACTATTGCTATTGTTGAATTAGATAAGGAATTTGTCAAAAGAGGGAAATATATTGGTAATGCATTATTGCAGCTTGTTCCTTCTGTGAAAACTGTCTTGAAAAAAGAAGGAGGGCATGAAGGAGAATTTCGTACGCAGCACATGAAATTTCTCGCAGGGGTTGATACCCGAGAAACCATGCACCGAGAAAATGGCGTTTCTCTTTGGCTTGATGTTGAAAATGTTTATTTTTCTCCTCGTTTAAGCACAGAACGAAAGCGAATTTTGCAACTCGTAAAGCCAGGTGAAGTTATTCTTGTTATGTTCTCTGGATGTGCTCCATATCCATGCGTTCTTGCAAAAAATACTCCTGCAAAAGAAATTTATGGCGTTGAATTAAATCCTGTTGGGCATCAGTATGGATTGAAGAACGTTGCTGCGAATAAGCTTAAGAATGTTTCTTTGTTTAATGGCGATGTTCGCACTGTTGTTCCTACTCTTGGCAAGACGTTTGATCGAATTTTAATGCCGTTGCCGAAGTCTTCTGAAGAGTTTCTGGATGTCGCGCTTGCTGTTGCTCACAAGGGGACTGTTATTCACTGTTATGACTTTTTGCATGAAGATCATTTTCAGGACGCTGTGGTGAAGATTGAGAACGCATGCGCTGCTGCGGGTAAGAAATGCAAAATCCTGGGAATTTTCAAGTGTGGGCAACACAAGCCGCGCGCGTTTAGGATTTGCGTTGATTTTGAGATTGTTAATTGA
- a CDS encoding aminopeptidase P family protein has translation MEKALFSQRVEKMQAALVKNKINAALLINTSIKDPNMLYFTDLELEYSFLVIPQKGDAVFFVSSLEYERAKRYAPCSSVVSYKKPLQEINKVLKGKKNVGINEQYVTLSMDKALRKEVKGHTFKPLQDVCRALRIIKSYEEIQLLQHAAALADDIFETLCKELRLNRKQFVTETDIADFIAAEAKKRNVIVSFETIVASGKNAALPHYIPQPIRLQKGFCVLDFGVRSNNYISDISRTIYFGKPSEEERHAYNKVLQANERAFAAVALKKKFSAIDAVSRKEIDYPHSLGHGIGIEVHEAPNVGPKSKDIIQENMCFTIEPGLYVPERFGIRIEDDVWMTKTGPVLLTKSSKELFSFDL, from the coding sequence ATGGAAAAAGCATTGTTTAGCCAACGCGTTGAGAAAATGCAAGCTGCTCTTGTCAAGAACAAAATAAACGCTGCGCTTCTGATTAATACCTCGATTAAAGATCCTAATATGCTGTACTTTACTGATTTGGAGCTTGAGTATTCTTTTCTAGTGATTCCTCAGAAAGGAGACGCTGTTTTTTTTGTTTCTTCTTTGGAATATGAACGCGCAAAGCGGTATGCTCCTTGCTCTTCTGTTGTCTCGTACAAAAAGCCTCTTCAAGAGATTAATAAAGTTCTTAAAGGAAAGAAGAATGTGGGGATTAACGAACAGTATGTCACTCTTTCTATGGATAAAGCACTCCGTAAAGAAGTGAAAGGGCATACGTTCAAACCTTTGCAAGATGTTTGTCGTGCTTTGCGCATCATCAAAAGTTATGAGGAAATTCAACTTCTTCAGCACGCCGCTGCTCTCGCAGATGATATTTTTGAAACCCTTTGCAAAGAGTTACGGTTGAATCGCAAGCAATTTGTGACAGAAACAGACATTGCGGACTTTATTGCTGCTGAAGCGAAAAAGAGAAATGTCATTGTTTCTTTTGAAACTATTGTCGCGTCAGGAAAAAATGCTGCACTTCCCCATTATATTCCTCAACCCATTCGGTTGCAGAAGGGATTTTGTGTTCTTGATTTTGGGGTTCGCTCTAACAACTATATTTCTGACATTTCCAGAACCATTTACTTCGGAAAACCTAGCGAGGAAGAGCGGCACGCGTACAATAAAGTACTGCAAGCAAATGAACGCGCGTTTGCAGCTGTTGCGTTGAAGAAAAAATTTAGCGCCATTGACGCTGTTTCTCGAAAAGAGATCGACTATCCGCACAGTTTAGGGCACGGCATTGGCATTGAGGTTCATGAAGCACCGAACGTTGGTCCGAAAAGCAAAGATATTATTCAGGAGAATATGTGTTTCACTATTGAACCAGGTCTTTATGTTCCTGAACGATTTGGAATTCGGATAGAAGATGATGTCTGGATGACGAAAACAGGACCAGTACTTCTCACGAAAAGTAGTAAAGAACTCTTCTCTTTTGACCTTTAA
- a CDS encoding insulinase family protein has protein sequence MEQQSKIEKKTLSNGLTIIHKKVPAETVTVEFSVHTGSIMETKQEAGLSHFLEHLLFEGTKKRPTSKAIANEIEKYGGEFNAATSQERTYYYVKIAKKHFPIALDILQDMFTNSLFDKKIIEKERKVVLDEINMINDNPRHYQWILFNKALFGKHAAALPVYGNVPVLKKITREQIMKYFAKWYIPSQITVIIVGDIPDGTAAVEAVCGNWNKKEIEIPVIAKPSPNVSTKTKEAKKLGQSYLVLGYKAPLRAEKDAATIDVISGILGRGQSGWLFDEIRAKRGLCYSVGIEYDANKTISSIGIHCGTNKKNLKKVQELILEQLERLKEVNQEEVEEAKTFIDGSLALRRENTAAVAEELAYWHHTASLEKYEKYLDEVKKVTATDVQNFAKAWFTDQYTIAILEQKK, from the coding sequence ATGGAACAACAAAGCAAAATAGAGAAGAAAACACTGAGCAATGGGTTAACAATCATCCATAAGAAAGTGCCCGCAGAAACAGTAACAGTAGAATTTTCTGTGCACACAGGAAGCATTATGGAAACAAAACAAGAAGCGGGATTATCGCATTTTCTTGAGCATCTGTTGTTTGAAGGAACAAAGAAGCGGCCAACATCAAAAGCGATCGCGAATGAAATTGAAAAGTACGGCGGAGAATTCAATGCCGCGACATCGCAAGAGCGAACCTACTATTATGTTAAAATCGCAAAAAAACATTTTCCCATCGCGCTGGATATTTTACAAGACATGTTTACCAACTCATTATTTGACAAAAAAATAATTGAAAAAGAGCGAAAAGTCGTGCTGGATGAGATAAACATGATCAATGATAATCCGCGCCATTATCAGTGGATTCTTTTTAACAAAGCGTTGTTTGGGAAACATGCCGCAGCGTTGCCTGTATACGGCAATGTTCCCGTGCTCAAAAAAATAACACGAGAGCAAATTATGAAATATTTCGCAAAATGGTATATCCCTTCGCAAATAACAGTAATTATTGTAGGAGATATCCCCGACGGAACTGCCGCAGTAGAAGCAGTATGTGGAAATTGGAACAAAAAAGAAATAGAAATTCCCGTGATCGCAAAGCCATCTCCTAATGTATCCACAAAAACAAAAGAAGCAAAGAAATTAGGACAATCCTATCTCGTTCTCGGCTATAAAGCACCACTTCGTGCAGAAAAAGATGCTGCGACCATTGATGTCATTAGTGGAATTTTAGGGCGTGGACAATCAGGATGGTTGTTTGATGAGATTCGGGCGAAGCGAGGGTTGTGTTATAGTGTCGGCATAGAGTATGACGCGAACAAAACAATCAGTAGCATTGGCATTCATTGTGGAACAAACAAGAAGAATCTCAAAAAAGTGCAGGAGCTTATTCTAGAACAGCTCGAAAGACTAAAAGAAGTGAATCAAGAAGAAGTTGAAGAAGCAAAAACATTCATTGATGGCTCGCTTGCGTTGCGCAGAGAAAATACTGCGGCAGTCGCGGAAGAGCTTGCGTATTGGCATCATACTGCGTCACTGGAGAAATATGAAAAATACCTAGACGAAGTGAAGAAAGTCACAGCAACAGATGTCCAAAACTTTGCGAAAGCGTGGTTTACGGATCAATATACCATTGCGATTTTAGAGCAGAAGAAATAA